One window from the genome of Nicotiana sylvestris chromosome 9, ASM39365v2, whole genome shotgun sequence encodes:
- the LOC104219021 gene encoding dof zinc finger protein DOF1.4-like has product MLVIDSEKMAQISSTTNEIWPQQNNESRYMEKSISQDQQQPLKCPRCNSSNTKFCYYNNYSLSQPRHFCKGCKRYWTRGGTIRNVPVGGGCRKNKKIKKPNATTTNLSHNFHQPQIIDDLSPITSTHHSNPLFYGLPTNPSDLNTQFPRLFNFRVSNTDQNLGLGFSSGQIQDVMTTTNSISHISSYPIFGSSLISSSNSNLASLIASSLQQQNFKSNNNKFQDLSPYTGEGGNVMLKEVKMEGESQKRLDWNISNNQIQQINSADPSLTWAGTYVDPSNIESSVPALI; this is encoded by the exons atgttAGTAATAGACTCTGAAAAGATGGCACAAATCTCTTCCACTACTAATGAAATATGGCCACAGCAG AATAATGAGAGTAGATACATGGAGAAATCAATTAGCCAAGATCAACAACAACCCCTAAAATGTCCTCGTTGTAATTCATCAAATACAAAGTTTTGTTACTACAATAATTATAGTTTGTCTCAGCCAAGACACTTTTGCAAAGGTTGTAAAAGGTATTGGACTAGAGGTGGAACCATAAGAAATGTCCCAGTTGGAGGTGGCTGtagaaaaaacaagaaaatcaagaaaccAAATGCTACTACTACAAATCTTAGCCATAATTTTCATCAGCCTCAAATAATTGATGATTTATCTCCTATCACCTCAACTCATCATAGTAATCCTTTGTTTTATGGATTACCAACTAACCCTTCTGATCTTAATACTCAATTTCCAAGATTGTTCAATTTTAGGGTTTCCAACACTGATCAAAATCTTGGACTAGGGTTTTCTTCTGGTCAGATCCAAGATGTTATGACTACTACTAACTCTATTTCACATATTTCAAGTTACCCCATCTTTGGATCTTCATTAATATCCAGCTCAAACTCAAATTTGGCCTCCCTTATAGCTTCTAGTCTTCAGCAACAAAACTTCAAATCCAACAATAACAAGTTCCAAGATTTGTCTCCTTATACTGGTGAAGGTGGAAATGTAATGTTGAAAGAGGTGAAAATGGAAGGTGAGAGCCAAAAGAGGTTGGATTGGAATATTTCTAACAATCAGATTCAACAGATCAATTCTGCTGATCCTTCTCTTACTTGGGCTGGTACTTATGTTGATCCTTCAAATATAGAGTCTTCAGTCCCTGCTCTGATCTag